The genomic DNA TTAGTGGTATCTTTTTCTCTCAAATTAGAAACAAGAACTTTATGATATAAACAAGGGTGATAATAAAACTATGGTCTAACAGGAAACATGTAggaccaatgttttaaaaacaggTTTAAATCGGATGCTGGAAGTTTTGTCGGCACGAATCATACCGGTAAACTGAGGGAACGAAAAAGAAATAATACCGCCGGTAAATTGGGTTATATTGTTTTTAACCGGTATACCGGTATCAGGCCATAGGTTAAAATTTGGGCTTATAATCTTTTATTCATCCAAAAAGATGATGATTTACCTTTTTAGTAAAACCTAGCGCCCAAAAAGGTACCAATACtgaatttttggattttttttttttattatggaaAGATATAGTTTTTGATTATTTTTTGAGTTGAAGTTGTATATTATGGATTTATAGGGTTTCAACCGGTTGAACAATTTCTGAACCTAACCCGGTACGATTTAGAAACCAGATTTAGGAACCGGTTTGTAAAACATTGTGTAGGACTAGTACACAGTTATGGTTATATATTCGTTACTTATACCAACAAAACATTATTATATTAAATTTTcttaaatataataaataaaatctcGATTTTGTTAAAATATGAAATTAAACATATAACTAATAGAAGCATAGTTTGTATTTGATATTTGAAACATTATTATATTAAACCATTCaaatgttgccaaacagcccctaagtttaAGATCTGAGAGAAACCTGATCGATAATAAATAATGGGTTTCCGAGATACAAGAACAAATTGTTATTATTGTTGCATTTAAAATCCAAATCCCACATCACATCTTTCAATATTCTTGTAATATTTTCTCAAAAAAACACCACATTCCTTCATCACCTATTGACCTGTTTCTTTTTTCCCATTATTTTGCTGTCTTGGTTCTATGCCTACAAACCTGCACTTACACCACATTCTACTTTCCCTACCAATGTCTACTAACAATTTCCACTACCAACTCATCTACCAACACCTCAGCAATTTGCATACCTACAAAATCGGTTTCACTCGCCGGTTCAAACCATTCCAGATCACTGTCAATGAACATATCCTCAAATTCCCAGTTTGCTTCCTTTTCTTGCTTATCAAGCAACGTCTGCAACCGATCTTTAAACCCAATCTCAGTCCACGTCATCTTAGTTCCTTTTTGACCAAACGACCATGATACCATAGACTTGGAAAGAAGGAACAATGCTTCGCTTAAACGATCATGAAACAACCGTCTTTCAAGTCTCGAGATTTTGGAGTGTTTCTTTTCAAGATGATCAGATAACCGAGGATGTATAGGAGGATGGTGATCTACGGTATACCATTTACTTATGAATGTATACGGGTCGTGATCATAAAAGTTAGAATGTTGTAGGAGATCTGTTAAGTATGTAGATTCCAAGTTCTCTGACTCGGAAACTGTACATGATGATGATATTTGTTCTGTGTCTTCATCGTTTGGGCTATCATAAGTTGTTCCTGACTCCGTTTTCAGCATATGAAGTTGTTTCCTGAGCTCTGAAAAAAAATGGAGGGAAAATATTCATTAAAAAAATAATGAAAGAAATATGAGCAGCAGATGATAAAGACGAGCAGGCGCAGCTTAGTAGTTACCGTGTAGTTCGGAACTAACTCTCTCAAAGCTATCAGAACCGAATGATAAATCATCTGTTGGAGAAACTTCCAGCACTGAGAGTTGATCATGTTGGCTAAACTCAAACTCTTTAGAGCCTTTTGAAGATTCTAGCTCGGGTCCAGACAAGTGAACAGAAACAGTACCATGTGCGTTTGCAGTCACTGGTTCCTACAAGGCCGATATTGTAACTTCTTGAAAAGAGATACGAAAACTAACTGATTTTAGCGATAATCAAGAACATGAATTTGGTGACTTAATTTAGTAAACCACCGAATTTTCAGTAGACTGAAATTGGTGTTTCAATCTGGTTGAATGCATACAAGTATGATATTGGTTATTGGTGTACCAACATATATATGCAATGTCATACTATTAAAtataggcaaattggaaataaatcccaagtcagttattggccgataataatccgaactggtcaatttttttttgtaaaatagtccgccgttaaaatagcttaacggagttaagtttttttccgaattacaaactgatgttttagggcttttgatcagaacgaggatacgagttgattgatgtaaaacttacctcgaaatactgccccaacccacaaaaacggtgcttcaattcgggtgtttagacttccaattaacaaaaatcaagccatttcgagcacaatttcgaggtatgctttacatcaatcgactcgtatccttgatcaaaagccctaaaacatcggtttgtaatttggaaaaaaacttaactccgttaagctattttaacggcggactattttacaaaaaaaaattgactagttcggattattattggctaataactgattTGGGATTATtcggccaaattgagttaggtgggattatttatttctaATTCGCCTTAAATATAAACTCGAATGCGAATGCAGTTAACGGCTAATATGGCATTAGATGTTCATATAGCAGTATAAGCATACCTGTGGATTCAAACAATCTCCATCAACAGCAGAGGATTCTGCGTCTCCTAGCACGCAGACATCAATAACCGAAGCTGCATTTGCGGTCGCATCATGAATATTAGAAATCAGTGACTCTTGTTCAGCAGGATCCTTGTACTCAAAGTAAGTCCGACTTGGTAAAATATCATCAAACTCCGGAGTACATGCATTCCAACGATTAGACGTGTGACATCTTTCACCGTATTGTAAAGTTTCGCATCGTGAATCTTCTCTGTCGCTAAAATTACCCATCACTCCCTTACTTTTACCTCGACGAACAAGCTTCTCATGTACCATCATCTTCTCATCAGCATGAGCTTCATAATAATCACTAATGTTTTTACTTCGGTTGAGAGACAAAGGGAGTGATCTTGAACGTGATGTACTTCTGTGATATTCGTCTCTCCAACCATATCCATCACTGACCTCATACGGGCCCATGAAATATCCAGTTTCGCTATGCGCCCTTGTTTCACCGTTGGAAGCAGAAAGCATTTTTTCAAGCGTGCTGCTTTTACCAACCATTCTCGCATCTTTATACCCGTTAGTTTTCCACCTTTGTGACATTCTTGTTTTCGGTTCCCTGCGATAAAATTCTGATTCTGTATTCTTCCTACATTCATCAGCAGAACGAAGAATCTTTTTATCGATGTAGTTCTTTACGACATTTGGCTTAATGACTACAATTTCAGTTGGAGAAATAAAGGTTGCGTCTTTCCTTTCTAACCGGTATCTAGATGATCTATGCGAGTTATCATTACAATGACAGGAGTATCGTAAATGTCCGTTCTCATTTCTTCGATGAGAAGCGGGAACACGACAGTTTACTGCTTCTTTCAAGGCGTTGCCATGGGACCCGTATCTACTAGCATTCGATGGCTTAAAAACTATGATCTCGTTAGAAGCTAAAGGAATATCTTGCCGACCGTTTTTCAGAAAACTCAACGTCAAGTCCGGGCTGGAATCCACCCTTTCGAGTTTAGTTTTAATTGCAATGGATTCCCTAATCATTTCATCACATCTTTCCTTGATGTATCCCAGTTCCAGTTTCGCGTATCTACTTTTTGCAGTCACTTGTGATGTATAAACTCGATTTTCAACATGTAGTGATGCTTGTGGATCTTCATAAACATCTCTAAAATGTTGTTGTTCAATTGTTGTTTTCTTCTTATTAAACTGATCATGTTTAAATGGCTTTTCGATTCTTTTGGCAGTAGGCTGGGGAGATGGTAGTCCATCTAGACCCATCAACTTGGCTATAAGATTTGGCGACCGCCTTTTGGTCGATGTTTCATCCGACATTTCTTTAGCTAATAAGTTCTGCATAATTGTCCCTGGAAATTATCACAAGGTAAGGAAAATAGCAACAAGCTTAACATTTGTGTTAGTGATAAATATATTAGGTAGGGTTTATTGTAATTATCTTTACGTATTAAATAGAATATATTAGTTAGTGTTTGTTTTAATTATCTCCTGTATATCAGATAGAAAATATTAGTTAAGAGTTTATTGTATGAGATATGAGCTGATCATGTTTCCTTTGTGAATATACTTATATTGTATCATGTGAGTAATTACAAGAAGCGCCAAAAAGGCGTGCTTTTTGGGGATTTTCTGGACTTTTTTTTGCCTGAGGCGCCTGCCTGTCGTACCCGAGGTGTTTTTATGTATCTAACTTTTGTACCTTGGGTTTTTTTGGCTTGTACAGGCAGCTAAAATCATACAAAAACGTcatttatagctatattttgggTAGCGAaagctaaaaacctatgggatatatAAAAGATATACAGTATATAATTAGTTTGAGCCTCGGGTACAGAAAGCATGCCGCTTTTGTACTTTGCTCATATGAATAGTTGATTAACAATACACATGGCCGGCTGGGAGGAGGGGAAGGGTGGACGACCCGAAGGGTCCCCAATTTTATTAAAAAgtgtatatattttagaaaaaagaataataatatattttaagctttttttatatattataaatttttttaaataCTTTTCTTTTAAATATGACAGTACATAGTATCGGTTTTCATTATTTAAGAATTCGATTCACTGTTCATTATAAAGTTGCATTAATACAGAGCAAAATACAACAATGGCAGAATGTAAACCCTAACTGTC from Helianthus annuus cultivar XRQ/B chromosome 7, HanXRQr2.0-SUNRISE, whole genome shotgun sequence includes the following:
- the LOC110868414 gene encoding uncharacterized protein LOC110868414, producing MERNKQKKSNTPCPSFEGTIMQNLLAKEMSDETSTKRRSPNLIAKLMGLDGLPSPQPTAKRIEKPFKHDQFNKKKTTIEQQHFRDVYEDPQASLHVENRVYTSQVTAKSRYAKLELGYIKERCDEMIRESIAIKTKLERVDSSPDLTLSFLKNGRQDIPLASNEIIVFKPSNASRYGSHGNALKEAVNCRVPASHRRNENGHLRYSCHCNDNSHRSSRYRLERKDATFISPTEIVVIKPNVVKNYIDKKILRSADECRKNTESEFYRREPKTRMSQRWKTNGYKDARMVGKSSTLEKMLSASNGETRAHSETGYFMGPYEVSDGYGWRDEYHRSTSRSRSLPLSLNRSKNISDYYEAHADEKMMVHEKLVRRGKSKGVMGNFSDREDSRCETLQYGERCHTSNRWNACTPEFDDILPSRTYFEYKDPAEQESLISNIHDATANAASVIDVCVLGDAESSAVDGDCLNPQEPVTANAHGTVSVHLSGPELESSKGSKEFEFSQHDQLSVLEVSPTDDLSFGSDSFERVSSELHELRKQLHMLKTESGTTYDSPNDEDTEQISSSCTVSESENLESTYLTDLLQHSNFYDHDPYTFISKWYTVDHHPPIHPRLSDHLEKKHSKISRLERRLFHDRLSEALFLLSKSMVSWSFGQKGTKMTWTEIGFKDRLQTLLDKQEKEANWEFEDMFIDSDLEWFEPASETDFVGMQIAEVLVDELVVEIVSRHW